The nucleotide window AGCTGGTAATTGCCCGCACTTTGTTAAAGTAAACCAAGCAACTTCATTAGGGCTTGCACAGTAAGAAAGAGCCTGTTACCTTTGCAACCCCTAAAGAAGAAAGTTTTTCATTCCAACTGAGCATATGATCATCGTCCAGATTAAGGATAACGAGTCTGTTGACCGTGCCTTGAAGCGTTTTAAGAAGAAGTTTGAGCGCACCGGCGTTCTGAAGGAGCTGCGTCGCCGCACGTTCTTCCAGAAGCCTTCGGTTACCAAGCGTAAGCAGAAGGAGAAGGCCGTGTACAAGCAGACGATGTACGCTACCGATAACTACTAGGGAGCAGCTCGCTGTTAGCTAGAAATTAACCGCCTGATTTGCTTTCCAAAGCGAATCAGGCGGTTTTTTCGCGTTCGTACTTTCCAGGATAATTCCATACATTGGGTATCCGGCCTCAGCGGGTTGGCACTCAGCGTATGGAATTATTTTTTGATTATCTGCGGTTCGAACGGCGCTACAGTCCCCACACGGTGCTGTCGTACCAAACCGACCTGCGGCAGTTCTCGGACTACCTCAAGGCCACTTACGAGCTTGAGCAGCCCGAGCAGGCCGACCACACCCTGATTCGCTCTTGGGTGGTCACGCTGATGCAGCAGCAGCTGGATCCGCGCACCGTGAATCGTAAAATTGCCTGCCTGCGCTCCTACTACAAGTTCTTGCTGCGCACGAATGTCATCAGCAAAAACCCGATGCTGCGCATCAAGTCGCCGAAGGTGGCCAAGAAGCTGCCCGACTTTGTGCCCGAGGACTCGCTCAACGGGCTGCTCAACTCTTTTGAGTTTCCACCCACCTTCGTCGGTTCCCGGGACCAAGCTGTGCTGGAGCTGCTCTATGGCACCGGAATTCGTTTGTCGGAGCTTATCGGCATCAAGCACGAAGACCTGAGTCTGAGTGGCAAAACCGTGCGCGTGACCGGCAAAGGCAATAAGCAGCGCATCGTGCCGCTGAACCCCAGCCTCATAATAGTTCTTGAACGCTATATAGCGCAGAAGCAGGTTGAATTTGGCGGTGCCGACAACGCCCGCGGGCCCCTACTCGTTACGGAGAAGCTAGAGCCTATTTACGAAAAGCTTGTGTACCGCACCGTGAAGCACTATTTAAGCCAGATTACGACGGCCTCCTCGCAGCAGCACCCCCACGTGCTGCGGCACTCCTTTGCTACCCATCTGCTCAGCAAGGGCGCCGACCTGAACGCCATCAAGGAGCTGCTTGGCCACGCCAACTTGGCCGCGACACAGGTATACACACACTT belongs to Hymenobacter cellulosilyticus and includes:
- the rpsU gene encoding 30S ribosomal protein S21: MIIVQIKDNESVDRALKRFKKKFERTGVLKELRRRTFFQKPSVTKRKQKEKAVYKQTMYATDNY
- a CDS encoding tyrosine-type recombinase/integrase, which codes for MELFFDYLRFERRYSPHTVLSYQTDLRQFSDYLKATYELEQPEQADHTLIRSWVVTLMQQQLDPRTVNRKIACLRSYYKFLLRTNVISKNPMLRIKSPKVAKKLPDFVPEDSLNGLLNSFEFPPTFVGSRDQAVLELLYGTGIRLSELIGIKHEDLSLSGKTVRVTGKGNKQRIVPLNPSLIIVLERYIAQKQVEFGGADNARGPLLVTEKLEPIYEKLVYRTVKHYLSQITTASSQQHPHVLRHSFATHLLSKGADLNAIKELLGHANLAATQVYTHLSIDKLKSVFEKAHPKA